One segment of Neodiprion fabricii isolate iyNeoFabr1 chromosome 1, iyNeoFabr1.1, whole genome shotgun sequence DNA contains the following:
- the LOC124174428 gene encoding BMP-2-inducible protein kinase isoform X4, whose product MKKLFSKIETKIDNTAKEPNSYVGKVFVVGRHTVTVEDVLAEGGFAVVFLVKASGGRYALKRMYVNNEHDLNVCKREIQIASNLSGHKNIIGYVDSSITHTGGGVHELLLLMPYCKSHVLQMMNNRLQTGFSETEVLQIFCDVCEAVSRLHHCQTPILHRDLKVENILLADSGHYVLCDFGSATGKVLNPSVQGASIVEEEIKKYTTLSYRAPEMVDMYCGKTITTKADIWALGCLLYKLCFFSLPFGESTLAIQSGNFTIPESSRYSKALHCLIRYMLEPDPDLRPDIYQVSVVAFQLQGKDCPIQNLHKAPTPVIESLPCPLLESEAIKRSSVKIQKLTQVTMVEGTSVAPRQRPKGQSAAAGPISLSGQIIGQISGQGNQLQSQTTLGNSIPYTSVSQQIPPINTPQAYLGQSVQTNPQQPLQLSAQSSFVQVSPHISSPNQAIPFGQSQAPSPFGQSQSPMISHSPLPHQSPVTIQEKNPYYFDSRTTTSAVKEENLDALFPSSGYPDPFKDDTCVMMAPAKIPPPVAPKPGTVKIGAPLVPPKLTTPTNIGPPKLTTPTQLPSKLLTATTSTKIPSAVPPPVLPKPVPKMESLSQSISSAGTPPDSPTLTSSRHRRNVSDTSAFNKVFANETSQFLAPYEASVKPRSGGSTPPDVSMDTKPGIGISASHVRIGELSSTTTSTDGRSLSADVAAWNPFEDTQPFNQLTEDHIFGAEFDKIRRGSNSSISGVKSRESLVMTYSELPEDPFESAPFSLPRTGAEVAVKVPIPHWSPDTELPRIDDEVSLLAESSPASPPFVRAPIEDRSKYEKLAFNADEISSDSDEEDGQRPEEKAKKKRRRVKGVLKRRKKGAHQDPSNPPVECDSDDSIGSASDLKAMNDEDGLQDLDDEREKVDETISESVRTCGSSAYHAECESVATHEEDHRMRKPKKHHREQQLPIIQADPVVGHQYGEKPLLLDDELDPEAKPEQLHGDPFVGHQYGSKPLLFNEDSSSDDVETSRTPNNGAWKAEEDVFALAPFPRSDSFRKSNSSYKSAQKIIEQSSNTSSSRNSNLVSPISSSPIIEGALVDLDETMHETFEYNQHPPAPTAVPEKIQSNHESFDFAVPIQSAVDEVELKNKDLFGSSPFSSGSFTNPFNSLTNYTVSDNSTNMTTTTPLREPLYSNYINFAPQPYHPPNDYQVSQAAIVSTSKFSTVTVHSAPIDRSSPKDLFGSVPFDEVASLSISNQQRPTSLPLSHSPTFVDDALSTILSNTAVPTHSSGRSETVEPTYTIQPVYHTSRIIVHPMNSIHMPQFPPEVMPPMSPELLVTDTCPKFKKDKSKYHLIHENLTETANVLPVKTPHKTKSSSSKKTPKTKKNSTSTAGFSNMSFEDFPSDENEERRTGTRVAPFEVVREPEKRFGSLKRRSNPFS is encoded by the exons ATGAAGAAACTCTTctcaaaaatcgaaacaaagATTGACAACACAGCCAAGGAGCCAAACAGCTATGTCGGCAAAGTATTTGTCGTCGGCCGTCACACCGTTACAGTCGAAGATGTCCTCGCTGAAG GTGGCTTTGCTGTGGTATTCTTGGTCAAAGCATCGGGTGGGCGTTATGCGCTCAAACGCATGTATGTCAATAATGAACATGATCTCAACGTATgcaaaagagagatacaaatTGCT agCAATCTCAGCggtcataaaaatattataggaTATGTGGATAGCAGCATCACTCACACTGGAGGTGGGGTTCATGAACTCCTCCTTTTAATGCCATATTGCAAATCTCATGTTCTTCAAATGATGAATAACAG GCTACAAACTGGATTCAGCGAAACTGAAGTCTTGCAGATATTTTGTGACGTGTGCGAAGCTGTCTCGCGTTTGCACCATTGCCAGACGCCTATTTTACACAGAGACCTTAAG gtagaaaatattttgctaGCAGATTCTGGTCATTACGTACTATGTGATTTTGGATCTGCAACTGGAAAAGTATTGAATCCAAGTGTTCAAGGTGCTTCTAtagtagaagaagaaattaaaaagtaTACAACTCTTAGTTATAGAGCTCCAGAAATGGTTGATATGTACTGCGGCAAGACCATCACAACAAAAGCAGATATTTGG GCTCTAGGATGTCTGTTATATAAATTATGCTTTTTCTCGTTACCTTTTGGCGAGAGTACGCTTGCTATTCAATCAGGAAACTTTACCATACCAGAAAGTTCGAG ATATAGCAAAGCACTTCATTGCTTAATTCGATACATGTTAGAACCCGATCCTGATCTGAGACCAGATATATACCAAGTTTCGGTAGTTGCTTTCCAGTTACAAGGCAAGGACTGTCCAATACAAAACCTTCAC AAAGCTCCAACCCCGGTAATAGAGTCTCTACCCTGTCCTCTTCTGGAATCTGAAGCTATCAAGCGTTCttcggtaaaaattcaaaagctTACACAAGTTACGATGGTTGAAGGGACATCGGTCGCACCGAGACAAAGGCCGAAAGGTCAGAGTGCAGCGGCTGGTCCCATAAGTTTAAGTGGTCAAATCATAGGTCAGATATCGGGGCAGGGCAATCAATTACAATCCCAAACTACGCTTGGAAATTCAATTCCCTATACTTCTGTTAGTCAACAGATCCCGCCCATTAATACTCCACAAGCTTATCTTGGACAAAGCGTTCAAACAAACCCGCAACAGCCCTTACAGCTGTCTGCACAATCATCCTTTGTTCAGGTCAGTCCTCACATCTCATCCCCGAACCAAGCCATCCCCTTTGGCCAATCCCAGGCTCCCTCGCCGTTTGGCCAATCTCAGAGTCCGATGATTAGCCATTCTCCTCTCCCTCATCAATCCCCGGTTACTATTCAGGAAAAGAACCCGTATTATTTCGATTCAAGAACGACTACCTCAGCTgttaaagaagaaaatttggaTGCCTTATTTCCCTCGTCTG GTTATCCGGATCCGTTTAAAGATGACACTTGTGTGATGATGGCACCTGCAAAAATCCCACCGCCTGTTGCTCCTAAGCCAGGTACAGTCAAAATTGGGGCACCTTTGGTACCTCCAAAATTAACGACTCCCACCAATATTGGCCCACCAAAACTAACAACACCGACACAGCTGCCATCAAAATTACTCACGGCAACGACATCTACTAAGATACCATCCGCAGTCCCACCGCCAGTCTTGCCAAAGCCTGTTCCGAAAATGGAGAGTCTAAGTCAAAGCATCAGCTCAGCTGGAACCCCGCCAGATAGTCCTACGCTAACATCATCTAGACATCGAAGGAATGTCAGTGATACTAGCGCGTTTAATAA AGTATTTGCAAATGAAACTTCTCAGTTTCTAGCACCGTACGAAGCCTCTGTTAAACCCCGATCCGGAGGCTCTACACCTCCCGATGTGTCAATGGATACAAAACCAGGCATAGGCATTAGTGCCTCTCACGTACGTATT GGTGAACTTTCAAGCACAACTACCAGCACAGATGGTAGATCCTTAAGTGCTGATGTAGCTGCATGGAATCCTTTTGAAGATACGCAACCGTTCAATCAACTTACTGAAGATCATATTTTTGGGgctgaatttgataaaattagaaGAGGTAGCAATAGTAGCATCAGTGGTGTGAAGAGCCGTGAAAGCTTAGTTATGACCTATTCAGAGTTGCCTGAAGACCCCTTCGAATCTGCTCCATTTAGCTTACCCA gaACAGGCGCTGAAGTAGCAGTAAAAGTGCCCATCCCTCATTGGAGTCCGGATACTGAATTGCCTAGGATAGACGACGAAGTGTCCCTGTTGGCAGAATCTAGTCCCGCTTCACCTCCATTTGTTCGTGCTCCCATTGAAGATCGATCAAAGTATGAAAAGTTGGCATTTAATGCTGATGAAATATCCTCGGATAGTGATGAGGAAGATGGTCAGAGACCCGAAgagaaagcaaaaaagaagagaaggagAGTTAAGGGTGTTTTAAAgcggagaaaaaaaggagcCCATCAAGATCCAAGCAATCCTCCAGTTGAGTGTGATTCTGATGATTCAATTGGATCGGCTAGTGATTTGAAAGCAATGAACGACGAAGATGGACTGCAGGATCTTGACGATGAACGAGAGAAAGTAGATGAAACAATCTCTGAGAGCGTTAGAACTTGTGGAAGCTCTGCGTACCATGCTGAGTGTGAATCGGTAGCGACGCATGAAGAAGATCACAGAATGCGGAAACCGAAGAAACATCATCGAGAACAACAGCTACCGATAATACAGGCAGACCCAGTTGTTGGGCATCAATATGGAGAGAAACCCTTGTTACTGGACGACGAATTAGATCCAGAAGCAAAACCCGAGCAGTTGCATGGGGATCCATTTGTCGGACATCAGTATGGGTCGAAACCTTTATTATTCAATGAGGACTCTTCATCAGATGATGTCGAAACGTCGCGAACACCTAATAACGGGGCATGGAAAGCCGAAGAAGATGTTTTCGCGTTAGCGCCATTTCCTAGATCAGATAGTTTTAGGAAAAGTAATAGTAGTTACAAAAGTGCCCAAAAGATCATTGAACAATCCAGCAATACAAGTTCTTCTCGTAATTCGAATTTGGTATCACCAATATCAAGCTCACCGATAATTGAAGGAGCTTTAGTCGACTTAGATGAAACGATGCATGAAACATTTGAATACAATCAGCACCCTCCAGCTCCCACAGCTGTTCCCGAGAAAATACAGAGCAATCACGAAAGTTTTGACTTCGCTGTTCCAATACAGTCAGCAGTGGATGAGGTAGAACTAAAGAATAAAGATCTGTTCGGGTCTTCACCATTCAGTAGCGGCAGTTTTACAAATCCGTTCAACAGTTTGACGAATTATACAGTTAGTGATAATTCTACAAATATGACTACAACAACACCTTTGAGGGAACCTCTGTACTCCAACTATATAAACTTTGCTCCGCAACCGTATCATCCGCCAAACGACTATCAAGTATCTCAAGCTGCTATAGTTTCAACTTCGAAATTTAGCACTGTGACTGTGCACTCAGCACCTATAGACAGAAGCTCACCTAAAGATTTATTTGGATCTGTCCCATTCGACGAAGTTGCATCGTTGAGCATAAGCAATCAACAACGACCAACATCTTTACCTTTGTCACACTCACCAACATTTGTTGACGACGCTCTGAgtacaattttatcaaatactGCGGTACCCACTCACTCATCGGGCCGATCAGAAACTGTAGAGCCGACCTATACCATACAACCGGTTTATCATACTTCGAGAATTATAGTTCATCCAATGAACAGTATTCATATGCCTCAATTTCCACCTGAAGTTATGCCTCCGATGTCGCCTGAACTGTTAGTTACCGATACATGTCCAAAGTTTAAAAAAGACAAATCAAAATACCACCTCATCCATGAAAACCTTACTGAAACAGCGAACGTTTTACCAGTTAAAACGCCACACAAAACTAAAAGTTCTAGTTCTAAAAAGACaccaaaaacgaagaagaattCTACAAGTACAGCTGGATTTAGTAATATGAGCTTTGAGGATTTCCCAAGTGACGAAAACGAAGAGAGAAGAACAGGGACAAGAGTGGCACCTTTTGAAGTAGTAAGAGAGCCGGAAAAAAGATTTGGCTCTTTGAAGAGGCGGAGTAATCCATTTTCCTAA
- the LOC124174428 gene encoding AP2-associated protein kinase 1 isoform X2: MKKLFSKIETKIDNTAKEPNSYVGKVFVVGRHTVTVEDVLAEGGFAVVFLVKASGGRYALKRMYVNNEHDLNVCKREIQIASNLSGHKNIIGYVDSSITHTGGGVHELLLLMPYCKSHVLQMMNNRLQTGFSETEVLQIFCDVCEAVSRLHHCQTPILHRDLKVENILLADSGHYVLCDFGSATGKVLNPSVQGASIVEEEIKKYTTLSYRAPEMVDMYCGKTITTKADIWALGCLLYKLCFFSLPFGESTLAIQSGNFTIPESSRYSKALHCLIRYMLEPDPDLRPDIYQVSVVAFQLQGKDCPIQNLHKAPTPVIESLPCPLLESEAIKRSSVKIQKLTQVTMVEGTSVAPRQRPKGQSAAAGPISLSGQIIGQISGQGNQLQSQTTLGNSIPYTSVSQQIPPINTPQAYLGQSVQTNPQQPLQLSAQSSFVQVSPHISSPNQAIPFGQSQAPSPFGQSQSPMISHSPLPHQSPVTIQEKNPYYFDSRTTTSAVKEENLDALFPSSGYPDPFKDDTCVMMAPAKIPPPVAPKPGTVKIGAPLVPPKLTTPTNIGPPKLTTPTQLPSKLLTATTSTKIPSAVPPPVLPKPVPKMESLSQSISSAGTPPDSPTLTSSRHRRNVSDTSAFNKVFANETSQFLAPYEASVKPRSGGSTPPDVSMDTKPGIGISASHVRIGELSSTTTSTDGRSLSADVAAWNPFEDTQPFNQLTEDHIFGAEFDKIRRGSNSSISGVKSRESLVMTYSELPEDPFESAPFSLPRKKNKHGAKAAAVAGGTGAEVAVKVPIPHWSPDTELPRIDDEVSLLAESSPASPPFVRAPIEDRSKYEKLAFNADEISSDSDEEDGQRPEEKAKKKRRRVKGVLKRRKKGAHQDPSNPPVECDSDDSIGSASDLKAMNDEDGLQDLDDEREKVDETISESVRTCGSSAYHAECESVATHEEDHRMRKPKKHHREQQLPIIQADPVVGHQYGEKPLLLDDELDPEAKPEQLHGDPFVGHQYGSKPLLFNEDSSSDDVETSRTPNNGAWKAEEDVFALAPFPRSDSFRKSNSSYKSAQKIIEQSSNTSSSRNSNLVSPISSSPIIEGALVDLDETMHETFEYNQHPPAPTAVPEKIQSNHESFDFAVPIQSAVDEVELKNKDLFGSSPFSSGSFTNPFNSLTNYTVSDNSTNMTTTTPLREPLYSNYINFAPQPYHPPNDYQVSQAAIVSTSKFSTVTVHSAPIDRSSPKDLFGSVPFDEVASLSISNQQRPTSLPLSHSPTFVDDALSTILSNTAVPTHSSGRSETVEPTYTIQPVYHTSRIIVHPMNSIHMPQFPPEVMPPMSPELLVTDTCPKFKKDKSKYHLIHENLTETANVLPVKTPHKTKSSSSKKTPKTKKNSTSTAGFSNMSFEDFPSDENEERRTGTRVAPFEVVREPEKRFGSLKRRSNPFS, encoded by the exons ATGAAGAAACTCTTctcaaaaatcgaaacaaagATTGACAACACAGCCAAGGAGCCAAACAGCTATGTCGGCAAAGTATTTGTCGTCGGCCGTCACACCGTTACAGTCGAAGATGTCCTCGCTGAAG GTGGCTTTGCTGTGGTATTCTTGGTCAAAGCATCGGGTGGGCGTTATGCGCTCAAACGCATGTATGTCAATAATGAACATGATCTCAACGTATgcaaaagagagatacaaatTGCT agCAATCTCAGCggtcataaaaatattataggaTATGTGGATAGCAGCATCACTCACACTGGAGGTGGGGTTCATGAACTCCTCCTTTTAATGCCATATTGCAAATCTCATGTTCTTCAAATGATGAATAACAG GCTACAAACTGGATTCAGCGAAACTGAAGTCTTGCAGATATTTTGTGACGTGTGCGAAGCTGTCTCGCGTTTGCACCATTGCCAGACGCCTATTTTACACAGAGACCTTAAG gtagaaaatattttgctaGCAGATTCTGGTCATTACGTACTATGTGATTTTGGATCTGCAACTGGAAAAGTATTGAATCCAAGTGTTCAAGGTGCTTCTAtagtagaagaagaaattaaaaagtaTACAACTCTTAGTTATAGAGCTCCAGAAATGGTTGATATGTACTGCGGCAAGACCATCACAACAAAAGCAGATATTTGG GCTCTAGGATGTCTGTTATATAAATTATGCTTTTTCTCGTTACCTTTTGGCGAGAGTACGCTTGCTATTCAATCAGGAAACTTTACCATACCAGAAAGTTCGAG ATATAGCAAAGCACTTCATTGCTTAATTCGATACATGTTAGAACCCGATCCTGATCTGAGACCAGATATATACCAAGTTTCGGTAGTTGCTTTCCAGTTACAAGGCAAGGACTGTCCAATACAAAACCTTCAC AAAGCTCCAACCCCGGTAATAGAGTCTCTACCCTGTCCTCTTCTGGAATCTGAAGCTATCAAGCGTTCttcggtaaaaattcaaaagctTACACAAGTTACGATGGTTGAAGGGACATCGGTCGCACCGAGACAAAGGCCGAAAGGTCAGAGTGCAGCGGCTGGTCCCATAAGTTTAAGTGGTCAAATCATAGGTCAGATATCGGGGCAGGGCAATCAATTACAATCCCAAACTACGCTTGGAAATTCAATTCCCTATACTTCTGTTAGTCAACAGATCCCGCCCATTAATACTCCACAAGCTTATCTTGGACAAAGCGTTCAAACAAACCCGCAACAGCCCTTACAGCTGTCTGCACAATCATCCTTTGTTCAGGTCAGTCCTCACATCTCATCCCCGAACCAAGCCATCCCCTTTGGCCAATCCCAGGCTCCCTCGCCGTTTGGCCAATCTCAGAGTCCGATGATTAGCCATTCTCCTCTCCCTCATCAATCCCCGGTTACTATTCAGGAAAAGAACCCGTATTATTTCGATTCAAGAACGACTACCTCAGCTgttaaagaagaaaatttggaTGCCTTATTTCCCTCGTCTG GTTATCCGGATCCGTTTAAAGATGACACTTGTGTGATGATGGCACCTGCAAAAATCCCACCGCCTGTTGCTCCTAAGCCAGGTACAGTCAAAATTGGGGCACCTTTGGTACCTCCAAAATTAACGACTCCCACCAATATTGGCCCACCAAAACTAACAACACCGACACAGCTGCCATCAAAATTACTCACGGCAACGACATCTACTAAGATACCATCCGCAGTCCCACCGCCAGTCTTGCCAAAGCCTGTTCCGAAAATGGAGAGTCTAAGTCAAAGCATCAGCTCAGCTGGAACCCCGCCAGATAGTCCTACGCTAACATCATCTAGACATCGAAGGAATGTCAGTGATACTAGCGCGTTTAATAA AGTATTTGCAAATGAAACTTCTCAGTTTCTAGCACCGTACGAAGCCTCTGTTAAACCCCGATCCGGAGGCTCTACACCTCCCGATGTGTCAATGGATACAAAACCAGGCATAGGCATTAGTGCCTCTCACGTACGTATT GGTGAACTTTCAAGCACAACTACCAGCACAGATGGTAGATCCTTAAGTGCTGATGTAGCTGCATGGAATCCTTTTGAAGATACGCAACCGTTCAATCAACTTACTGAAGATCATATTTTTGGGgctgaatttgataaaattagaaGAGGTAGCAATAGTAGCATCAGTGGTGTGAAGAGCCGTGAAAGCTTAGTTATGACCTATTCAGAGTTGCCTGAAGACCCCTTCGAATCTGCTCCATTTAGCTTACCCA ggaagaaaaataagcaTGGAGCTAAAGCAGCAGCTGTTGCAGGAG gaACAGGCGCTGAAGTAGCAGTAAAAGTGCCCATCCCTCATTGGAGTCCGGATACTGAATTGCCTAGGATAGACGACGAAGTGTCCCTGTTGGCAGAATCTAGTCCCGCTTCACCTCCATTTGTTCGTGCTCCCATTGAAGATCGATCAAAGTATGAAAAGTTGGCATTTAATGCTGATGAAATATCCTCGGATAGTGATGAGGAAGATGGTCAGAGACCCGAAgagaaagcaaaaaagaagagaaggagAGTTAAGGGTGTTTTAAAgcggagaaaaaaaggagcCCATCAAGATCCAAGCAATCCTCCAGTTGAGTGTGATTCTGATGATTCAATTGGATCGGCTAGTGATTTGAAAGCAATGAACGACGAAGATGGACTGCAGGATCTTGACGATGAACGAGAGAAAGTAGATGAAACAATCTCTGAGAGCGTTAGAACTTGTGGAAGCTCTGCGTACCATGCTGAGTGTGAATCGGTAGCGACGCATGAAGAAGATCACAGAATGCGGAAACCGAAGAAACATCATCGAGAACAACAGCTACCGATAATACAGGCAGACCCAGTTGTTGGGCATCAATATGGAGAGAAACCCTTGTTACTGGACGACGAATTAGATCCAGAAGCAAAACCCGAGCAGTTGCATGGGGATCCATTTGTCGGACATCAGTATGGGTCGAAACCTTTATTATTCAATGAGGACTCTTCATCAGATGATGTCGAAACGTCGCGAACACCTAATAACGGGGCATGGAAAGCCGAAGAAGATGTTTTCGCGTTAGCGCCATTTCCTAGATCAGATAGTTTTAGGAAAAGTAATAGTAGTTACAAAAGTGCCCAAAAGATCATTGAACAATCCAGCAATACAAGTTCTTCTCGTAATTCGAATTTGGTATCACCAATATCAAGCTCACCGATAATTGAAGGAGCTTTAGTCGACTTAGATGAAACGATGCATGAAACATTTGAATACAATCAGCACCCTCCAGCTCCCACAGCTGTTCCCGAGAAAATACAGAGCAATCACGAAAGTTTTGACTTCGCTGTTCCAATACAGTCAGCAGTGGATGAGGTAGAACTAAAGAATAAAGATCTGTTCGGGTCTTCACCATTCAGTAGCGGCAGTTTTACAAATCCGTTCAACAGTTTGACGAATTATACAGTTAGTGATAATTCTACAAATATGACTACAACAACACCTTTGAGGGAACCTCTGTACTCCAACTATATAAACTTTGCTCCGCAACCGTATCATCCGCCAAACGACTATCAAGTATCTCAAGCTGCTATAGTTTCAACTTCGAAATTTAGCACTGTGACTGTGCACTCAGCACCTATAGACAGAAGCTCACCTAAAGATTTATTTGGATCTGTCCCATTCGACGAAGTTGCATCGTTGAGCATAAGCAATCAACAACGACCAACATCTTTACCTTTGTCACACTCACCAACATTTGTTGACGACGCTCTGAgtacaattttatcaaatactGCGGTACCCACTCACTCATCGGGCCGATCAGAAACTGTAGAGCCGACCTATACCATACAACCGGTTTATCATACTTCGAGAATTATAGTTCATCCAATGAACAGTATTCATATGCCTCAATTTCCACCTGAAGTTATGCCTCCGATGTCGCCTGAACTGTTAGTTACCGATACATGTCCAAAGTTTAAAAAAGACAAATCAAAATACCACCTCATCCATGAAAACCTTACTGAAACAGCGAACGTTTTACCAGTTAAAACGCCACACAAAACTAAAAGTTCTAGTTCTAAAAAGACaccaaaaacgaagaagaattCTACAAGTACAGCTGGATTTAGTAATATGAGCTTTGAGGATTTCCCAAGTGACGAAAACGAAGAGAGAAGAACAGGGACAAGAGTGGCACCTTTTGAAGTAGTAAGAGAGCCGGAAAAAAGATTTGGCTCTTTGAAGAGGCGGAGTAATCCATTTTCCTAA